A single window of Granulicella mallensis MP5ACTX8 DNA harbors:
- a CDS encoding DUF3309 family protein encodes METIVVVILALLLLGSLPLYPYSRGWGYRGSGALGTILMIVIILWLLKWF; translated from the coding sequence GTGGAAACTATCGTTGTCGTGATTCTCGCCCTTTTGCTGCTCGGTTCACTCCCTCTCTACCCATACTCGCGTGGCTGGGGATATCGCGGCAGCGGCGCCCTGGGCACGATCCTTATGATCGTCATCATCCTCTGGCTGCTGAAGTGGTTCTAA
- a CDS encoding pyridoxal phosphate-dependent aminotransferase has product MITAPTTSTNLYLSDLAPNSTQSEIRAMTVACSAVDGINLAQGVCDTDPPHPVVEAAIAAIRSGHNIYTRLDGIAPLREAIAQKFATFNGLSVDPDREVLVTSGATGALHAALLALLNPGDECLVLEPFYGYHVSTLRSQRVLPVIVPLDAPDWRLDLDRLRAAITPHTRAIILNSPSNPSGKVFTQSELEALAGFCIEHDLFVFTDEMYEYFLYDGARHISLATLPGMAERTITISGFSKTFSVTGWRLGYLAADARWLPSIGYFHDLTYVCAPSPLQHGAAAGLLALPASFYEEMAVEYQAKRDAICAALMHAGLTPSIPTGAYYVLADATRIPGADAKQKARRLLSDTGIAAVAGSAFFGSNADGTNRGENLLRFCFAKKEEELEEACQRLTSYRS; this is encoded by the coding sequence ATGATCACTGCCCCTACGACCTCGACCAACCTCTACCTCAGCGATCTCGCACCCAACAGCACGCAGTCCGAGATACGCGCCATGACAGTCGCCTGCTCTGCGGTCGACGGCATCAACCTCGCGCAGGGCGTCTGCGATACCGATCCGCCGCACCCTGTCGTCGAAGCTGCCATCGCTGCCATCCGCTCCGGCCATAACATCTATACGCGCCTCGACGGCATCGCTCCTCTGCGCGAGGCGATCGCCCAGAAGTTCGCCACCTTCAATGGCCTGTCCGTCGATCCGGACCGCGAAGTCCTCGTTACCAGCGGAGCCACGGGTGCGCTGCACGCCGCCCTGCTCGCGCTGCTCAACCCGGGCGACGAGTGTCTGGTGCTGGAACCCTTCTACGGCTACCACGTCAGCACCCTGCGCTCGCAGCGCGTCCTTCCTGTCATCGTTCCGCTTGATGCCCCAGACTGGCGACTCGACCTCGACCGCCTGCGGGCCGCGATCACGCCGCACACTCGAGCGATCATCCTCAACTCCCCGTCGAACCCCTCCGGCAAGGTCTTCACCCAATCAGAGCTAGAAGCTCTCGCCGGGTTCTGCATCGAGCACGATCTCTTCGTCTTCACCGATGAGATGTACGAGTACTTTCTCTACGACGGCGCGCGTCACATCAGCCTCGCCACGCTGCCCGGCATGGCAGAACGTACCATCACGATCTCCGGCTTCTCCAAGACCTTCTCGGTCACAGGATGGCGTCTCGGCTATCTCGCAGCCGACGCGCGCTGGCTGCCGTCCATCGGCTACTTCCATGACCTCACCTACGTCTGTGCACCATCGCCCCTGCAACACGGCGCTGCCGCAGGCCTGCTGGCCCTGCCTGCGTCGTTCTACGAAGAGATGGCTGTTGAATACCAGGCCAAGCGTGACGCTATCTGCGCGGCCCTGATGCACGCGGGTCTTACTCCTTCTATCCCCACAGGCGCGTACTACGTGCTCGCCGACGCAACTCGTATCCCGGGCGCGGATGCCAAACAGAAGGCCCGCAGGTTGCTCTCCGATACAGGCATCGCGGCTGTCGCGGGTTCAGCGTTCTTCGGCAGCAATGCGGATGGGACGAATCGTGGCGAAAACCTTTTGCGCTTCTGCTTTGCGAAAAAGGAAGAGGAACTGGAAGAAGCGTGCCAACGATTGACCTCTTATCGCAGTTAG
- a CDS encoding TIGR03435 family protein, protein MTHSNAQQPTPPSFEVATVKPSDPQKPLPPSLRFSPNRLSVGSMTLQDLISIAYNLTYGADQQISGGPDWIRYEKFDVVAKEDETVAAHLHKLPLEQQGDENRRMLRELLAERFALKVHHETRDLSTYVLSIAKGGPRLKPVVLDPHLPANIPPNRINVMGRGFLVGHDADTALLVKVLSGQPEMDGHIVIDKTGLTRRYDFTLKWEPDSMTDGPSSKAETNSQSESLPSFFTALQEQLGLKLASSKEPVDVVVVDSADRPSEN, encoded by the coding sequence GTGACCCACAGCAATGCGCAGCAACCCACTCCCCCGTCTTTTGAAGTGGCCACGGTGAAACCCAGCGATCCCCAAAAGCCTTTGCCGCCTTCTCTCAGATTCTCGCCCAACAGACTTAGCGTCGGCAGCATGACGCTACAAGACCTCATCTCCATTGCCTACAACCTGACTTATGGTGCCGATCAGCAGATTTCAGGCGGGCCAGATTGGATACGCTACGAGAAGTTCGACGTCGTGGCAAAAGAGGATGAAACCGTCGCAGCACATCTCCATAAGCTTCCCCTTGAACAGCAAGGAGACGAAAACAGGAGGATGCTACGCGAATTACTCGCAGAGCGGTTCGCACTAAAAGTGCACCATGAGACAAGAGATTTATCTACTTATGTGTTGTCGATAGCAAAGGGTGGGCCAAGACTGAAGCCTGTCGTATTGGATCCACATCTTCCTGCAAATATTCCCCCCAACCGGATAAACGTTATGGGACGGGGGTTTCTGGTAGGACATGATGCCGATACCGCTTTGTTGGTGAAGGTGCTCAGCGGACAGCCTGAAATGGATGGTCACATAGTGATCGACAAAACGGGACTTACCAGAAGATATGACTTCACCTTAAAGTGGGAGCCTGACTCGATGACAGACGGCCCATCATCCAAGGCTGAAACCAACAGTCAATCGGAGTCTTTACCTTCGTTTTTCACCGCGCTGCAAGAGCAGCTTGGCCTCAAGCTGGCCTCCTCTAAGGAGCCTGTAGATGTGGTGGTGGTCGATTCTGCTGACAGACCTTCTGAAAACTAG
- a CDS encoding MoaD/ThiS family protein → MSVKVVLPTALARHTEGQKAFDSEAKDLPALIAEFDTKFPALAQNVKDENGKLRRFINVYINDEDIRFLGGDAHQFEDGDEVMLIPSIAGGSF, encoded by the coding sequence GTGAGCGTGAAGGTAGTGTTGCCGACGGCATTGGCGCGGCATACGGAAGGTCAGAAGGCGTTTGATTCAGAGGCGAAGGATCTTCCCGCATTGATTGCGGAGTTCGACACCAAGTTTCCCGCTCTGGCCCAGAACGTGAAGGATGAGAACGGCAAGCTGCGCCGGTTTATCAATGTCTACATCAACGATGAAGACATCCGGTTTCTCGGCGGAGATGCGCACCAGTTTGAAGATGGGGATGAAGTGATGTTGATCCCGTCGATTGCGGGTGGAAGTTTCTAA
- the thrC gene encoding threonine synthase — MVSSCTKYELRCNECGKSYGNVPLSACSECLAPLEVQYDLESVRGRFTRESIAAGPANIWRYKELLPIPEGFQPDLPVGFTPLVRAKNLGKRIGADNLYVKNDAVCFPTLSFKDRVVSVALANAQAFGFTTVGCSSTGNLANSVAAQAARLGLRACILVPSDLEAAKILNTQVYGARLVRIDGNYDHVNRLCTQIADEYNWGFVNVNLRPYYAEGSKTVGYEIAEQLGWRLPDNVVVPMAGGSLIRKIRKAFRELIALGLVEHKNVRFFGAQATGCSPISHAVKEGWDYIEPQRPNTIARSLAIGNPADGPAAAKMIRETGGWAEDVSDVEIVSGIQELAETEGIFTETAGGVTTAVTARLYSHGRISRDETTVVCITGNGLKTTDALEGRFEVERAVKPKLAAFDEYIREVDGSLVGAAQELVLAGGVQ; from the coding sequence ATGGTGTCTTCTTGTACGAAGTATGAACTGCGCTGCAACGAGTGCGGTAAGAGTTATGGCAATGTTCCTCTCTCGGCGTGCTCCGAGTGCCTTGCTCCCCTGGAAGTCCAGTACGACCTGGAGTCCGTGCGCGGACGCTTTACGCGCGAGTCGATCGCTGCGGGGCCCGCGAACATCTGGCGCTACAAAGAGCTGCTTCCGATCCCCGAGGGCTTCCAGCCCGACCTGCCGGTAGGCTTCACGCCGCTGGTTCGCGCGAAGAACCTGGGCAAGCGCATCGGCGCTGACAATCTCTACGTAAAGAACGACGCCGTGTGTTTTCCTACGTTGAGCTTTAAAGACCGCGTGGTTTCCGTCGCGCTGGCCAACGCTCAGGCGTTTGGATTTACGACGGTAGGCTGCTCGTCGACGGGCAATCTGGCGAACTCGGTGGCGGCGCAGGCCGCGCGCCTGGGACTGCGGGCCTGCATCCTCGTCCCGTCCGATCTCGAAGCGGCAAAGATTCTGAACACCCAGGTGTATGGCGCGCGGCTGGTGCGGATCGACGGCAACTACGATCACGTGAACCGCCTCTGCACGCAGATTGCGGATGAGTACAACTGGGGCTTCGTGAACGTAAATCTGCGGCCTTACTACGCCGAGGGCTCGAAGACGGTTGGTTATGAGATCGCCGAGCAGCTTGGCTGGCGTCTGCCGGACAACGTCGTTGTGCCGATGGCCGGCGGCTCGCTGATTCGCAAGATTCGCAAGGCCTTCAGGGAGTTGATTGCCCTGGGTCTGGTAGAGCACAAGAATGTGCGCTTCTTTGGTGCACAGGCCACGGGCTGCTCTCCGATCTCGCACGCGGTGAAGGAGGGCTGGGATTACATCGAGCCGCAGCGTCCGAACACCATCGCACGTTCACTGGCTATCGGCAATCCCGCGGACGGTCCGGCGGCGGCGAAGATGATTCGCGAGACAGGCGGATGGGCCGAGGACGTTTCGGACGTCGAGATCGTATCCGGCATTCAGGAACTCGCCGAGACAGAAGGCATCTTTACCGAGACTGCCGGCGGCGTCACGACGGCTGTCACGGCGCGGCTCTACTCGCATGGCCGCATCTCTCGCGACGAAACGACAGTGGTGTGCATTACGGGCAACGGCCTCAAGACGACCGATGCGCTGGAAGGCCGCTTTGAAGTGGAGCGCGCGGTCAAGCCGAAGCTTGCGGCGTTCGATGAGTACATTCGTGAGGTTGACGGTTCGCTTGTGGGTGCGGCCCAGGAACTGGTATTGGCAGGAGGAGTACAGTGA
- a CDS encoding alpha/beta hydrolase-fold protein — protein MRKPLLSIAFVCCALAVTGAKMLAQRIEVSVPGTAPLHGRLILVISKNDRTEPRMELSENYQSAQGFGVDVEGVTPGKPIVIDAKTFGYPLHSLTELPPGDYSVQAVFNVYEQFHLETGKNVWLPPDKGEGQKWNRKPGNPYSTPVKLHVDAKSPLNLKITLDKVIPPIEGTDQDPAVMAAKDPGAKWLKYMKFKSEKLSKFWGRDTYLGAWILLPDGFDEHPDAKYPLVVYQDHYHASSGPAFLATKPSAEASRSRRGGDAGYRLFQDWTSGRLPRVIILYVQNANPYYDDSYVVDSANVGPYGAAVNDELIPAVEKMYRGIGQGWARATYGGSTGGWEALATQVFYPDNYNGAYAACPDPVDFHAYQNINLYDSPNAFHLDGDFAQIPTAGDRKPDGTVIATAEGEFAFENVLGTHGRSTEQWAIWQAIFSPAGADGYPAQVLDPVTGVIDKKVVAYWHDHYDMAAILKRDWSTLGPKLEGKLHIAVGDGDTYFLNNAVHLLQNQLEATSNPHSDATFQYGPGMPHCYTGGPSEYTMQQNSANWTQRVLPLMADHMIQSAPAGADVKSWRY, from the coding sequence ATGCGGAAGCCTCTCCTCTCCATTGCGTTTGTCTGCTGTGCTCTTGCTGTTACCGGGGCGAAGATGCTCGCTCAGCGCATTGAAGTCAGCGTTCCAGGCACGGCTCCGCTTCATGGCCGCCTGATTCTGGTCATCTCCAAAAACGACCGCACCGAGCCGCGCATGGAGCTGTCGGAGAACTACCAGTCTGCGCAGGGCTTTGGTGTGGACGTGGAGGGCGTTACTCCCGGCAAGCCGATCGTGATCGATGCCAAGACCTTTGGCTATCCTCTGCACTCTCTGACGGAGCTTCCGCCGGGAGACTACAGCGTTCAGGCGGTCTTCAATGTCTACGAGCAGTTTCATCTTGAGACCGGCAAGAACGTCTGGCTTCCTCCCGACAAGGGAGAAGGCCAGAAGTGGAACCGCAAGCCGGGCAATCCTTACAGCACGCCGGTAAAGCTCCATGTCGACGCGAAATCGCCGCTGAATCTGAAGATCACGCTCGACAAGGTCATTCCTCCCATCGAAGGCACGGATCAGGACCCTGCTGTGATGGCCGCCAAAGACCCTGGGGCCAAGTGGCTCAAGTACATGAAGTTCAAGAGCGAGAAGCTGAGCAAGTTCTGGGGGCGGGACACCTATCTAGGCGCGTGGATTCTGCTGCCCGACGGCTTCGATGAGCATCCGGACGCAAAGTATCCGCTGGTCGTTTATCAGGACCACTATCATGCGAGTTCGGGGCCTGCGTTCCTGGCCACCAAGCCCAGCGCAGAGGCTAGCCGTAGTCGTCGTGGCGGAGATGCCGGATATCGCCTGTTTCAGGACTGGACCTCGGGCCGCCTGCCGCGGGTCATCATCCTCTATGTGCAGAATGCCAACCCCTACTATGACGACTCCTACGTCGTCGATTCGGCGAACGTTGGACCTTACGGCGCAGCAGTCAATGACGAGCTGATTCCGGCCGTTGAGAAGATGTACCGTGGCATCGGACAGGGCTGGGCCCGCGCGACTTACGGCGGCTCAACGGGCGGCTGGGAGGCGCTTGCAACGCAGGTGTTCTACCCCGATAACTACAACGGCGCGTATGCCGCTTGCCCCGATCCGGTCGACTTTCACGCCTATCAGAACATCAATCTCTACGACAGCCCCAATGCCTTCCATCTGGACGGCGATTTTGCACAGATTCCTACCGCCGGAGACCGCAAGCCGGATGGCACCGTCATTGCCACGGCCGAGGGAGAGTTTGCCTTCGAGAATGTCCTCGGGACCCACGGCCGCTCGACGGAGCAATGGGCCATCTGGCAGGCGATCTTTTCGCCCGCTGGTGCGGACGGTTATCCTGCCCAGGTTCTCGATCCGGTTACGGGCGTGATCGATAAAAAAGTAGTGGCCTACTGGCACGATCACTACGATATGGCTGCGATCCTCAAGCGGGATTGGAGCACCCTGGGACCGAAGCTGGAAGGCAAGCTACATATTGCAGTAGGCGACGGCGATACGTATTTCCTGAATAATGCTGTCCATCTGCTCCAGAACCAGCTTGAGGCGACCTCAAACCCGCACTCCGATGCGACGTTCCAGTATGGCCCCGGTATGCCGCATTGCTACACGGGTGGGCCTTCGGAATACACCATGCAGCAGAACAGTGCGAACTGGACTCAGCGCGTGCTGCCGTTGATGGCCGATCACATGATCCAGTCAGCTCCAGCGGGGGCTGACGTAAAGTCCTGGCGTTACTAA
- a CDS encoding heme exporter protein CcmB: protein MSYTRHVVSHLRKDLRIEWRAKDSINGMLFFSLLVVVVFSLAFDPTSYPTVARQISGGLLWVGLLFAAMTALNQSWSRELRNHVLDAHRLAPSSASTLFLGKALANFLFVSGVEIVLAPVFAIFYNLHPLGQVWYLLLILPLGTWALVCNGTFFAALSLRTRNRELLLPLVLLPISAPALLAMIQATTAVLTGDSEPGLWLRGLVGYDLIFTTLCILLFDLVLRED from the coding sequence ATGAGCTATACACGACACGTCGTCTCGCACCTGCGGAAAGACCTCCGCATCGAGTGGCGCGCGAAGGATTCGATCAACGGCATGCTGTTCTTCTCGCTGCTGGTGGTCGTCGTGTTCTCGCTGGCCTTCGATCCGACGTCCTACCCGACCGTTGCCCGGCAGATCAGCGGAGGCCTGCTGTGGGTCGGGCTGCTCTTCGCCGCGATGACCGCGCTCAACCAGTCCTGGTCGCGCGAGCTGCGGAATCACGTCCTCGACGCCCATCGGCTCGCTCCGTCGTCGGCCTCGACCCTCTTCCTCGGCAAGGCGCTGGCAAACTTTCTCTTCGTCAGCGGGGTCGAGATCGTGCTCGCGCCGGTCTTCGCGATCTTCTACAACCTGCACCCGCTCGGACAGGTCTGGTACCTGCTGCTGATCCTGCCCCTGGGCACCTGGGCCCTGGTCTGCAACGGAACCTTCTTCGCCGCGCTCAGCCTGCGCACGCGCAATCGGGAACTGCTGCTCCCCCTGGTGCTCCTGCCCATCTCCGCTCCGGCCCTGTTGGCGATGATCCAGGCCACCACCGCCGTGCTGACGGGCGACTCCGAACCCGGTCTCTGGCTGCGCGGACTCGTCGGCTACGACCTCATCTTTACGACACTTTGCATACTGTTATTCGACCTCGTGCTGCGCGAGGACTGA
- the ccsA gene encoding cytochrome c biogenesis protein CcsA, with the protein MQTRSIPKPLIWLWLIATFAVLAEGYRQAIFISPAEATMGDIFRIFFYHVPNASLALIPPYINLLGSFGYLFWRNTNPERAQASDALAIAAAEVTLVLTSIGLVTGMLWARPIWGIWWTWDERLTTYLLLWLLYVSYVLLRRLSSSGQTHTLAAVLSIFAAVDVPITFMSIRWWRTQHPGPVLTSGQVDKSMLPAIFWNIAGWGMWSAAVLCFRYALERRRQKLDAVKSQEFLAEGDARGY; encoded by the coding sequence GTGCAGACACGCAGTATCCCGAAACCCCTTATCTGGCTATGGCTCATAGCGACCTTTGCCGTTCTGGCAGAGGGCTATCGTCAGGCCATCTTCATCTCGCCTGCGGAAGCCACGATGGGCGACATCTTTCGCATCTTCTTTTATCACGTCCCCAACGCCTCCCTCGCGCTGATTCCTCCCTATATCAACCTTCTGGGGTCATTCGGCTACCTCTTCTGGCGGAACACGAATCCGGAACGCGCTCAAGCTTCAGACGCGCTCGCTATCGCCGCCGCCGAGGTAACCCTCGTGCTCACCAGCATCGGTCTCGTGACCGGCATGCTCTGGGCGCGGCCGATCTGGGGCATCTGGTGGACGTGGGACGAACGCCTGACTACCTATCTGCTGCTCTGGCTGCTCTATGTGAGCTACGTACTGCTGCGCCGCCTGTCGTCCTCCGGCCAGACCCACACCCTGGCCGCTGTGCTGTCGATCTTCGCCGCGGTAGACGTGCCCATTACCTTCATGTCCATCCGCTGGTGGCGCACCCAGCATCCCGGCCCGGTGCTAACCAGTGGTCAGGTAGACAAGAGCATGCTTCCGGCTATCTTCTGGAACATTGCCGGTTGGGGTATGTGGTCAGCCGCTGTACTCTGCTTCCGTTACGCGCTCGAACGCCGCCGGCAGAAGCTGGACGCTGTGAAGTCACAAGAATTTCTCGCCGAGGGAGACGCCCGTGGATATTGA
- a CDS encoding YncE family protein — protein MKLATAALPLLMAGLTSCHGNAFPDHQAGYHEYAYVADGDADTVAVLDLVYLRQDRMLQVGHRPTGLAVNPVRNEVYVVNTGSDSVSVIDAEDNRVAATIGVHHTPYFIDVAPDGKRAYVANSASNTVSVIDLDKRREIAVEATGEGPGMARVAPDNRTLVVSNRIAGSVSVYSITDSDRHPLEFREAFSGCPGATDIAIAANSTSEPKSGAKAFIACSGGHQIMDIWLAASADSWRGQQDHSLQHDQMLALLDVGKTPTHLALKPDSGEVFSTNFDSDSISEISTWTNEVSGTYVIGAKPSRAIVSGDNTSLWVTNFGADSTSLYSIDDGRLITGIRTGSRPDAIAFSADEHLLLVAASGASDVAVIRTQSKSGLPQLFTILPAGKHPNDIVVKAFQAK, from the coding sequence ATGAAGCTCGCCACAGCCGCGCTCCCGCTGCTGATGGCGGGGCTTACGAGTTGCCACGGCAACGCCTTCCCCGACCACCAAGCCGGGTACCACGAGTACGCCTACGTTGCCGATGGCGACGCTGATACGGTCGCCGTGCTGGACCTCGTGTATCTGCGCCAGGATCGCATGCTGCAGGTGGGCCATCGCCCCACGGGCCTCGCCGTCAATCCCGTGCGCAACGAAGTGTATGTCGTCAACACCGGCAGTGACTCGGTCAGCGTGATCGACGCCGAAGATAATCGTGTCGCCGCCACCATCGGCGTGCACCATACGCCATATTTCATCGATGTTGCCCCTGACGGCAAACGTGCCTATGTCGCGAACTCGGCGTCGAATACCGTGAGCGTGATCGACTTGGACAAGCGCCGCGAGATCGCCGTCGAGGCAACCGGAGAAGGCCCCGGCATGGCCCGCGTGGCTCCTGACAACCGCACCCTGGTCGTCAGCAATCGGATTGCGGGCAGCGTCTCTGTCTATTCCATTACAGACTCCGACAGACATCCGCTGGAGTTCCGGGAAGCCTTCTCCGGCTGCCCCGGAGCGACAGACATCGCCATCGCAGCCAACTCCACTTCGGAGCCGAAGTCGGGAGCTAAGGCGTTCATCGCCTGCTCCGGCGGCCACCAGATCATGGACATCTGGCTCGCCGCCTCTGCCGATTCATGGCGCGGCCAGCAGGACCATTCGCTGCAGCACGATCAGATGCTGGCCCTGCTCGACGTCGGCAAGACTCCGACACACCTCGCGCTGAAGCCCGACAGCGGCGAAGTCTTCTCGACCAACTTCGACTCCGATAGCATCTCCGAGATCTCGACCTGGACCAATGAGGTAAGCGGCACCTACGTCATCGGCGCCAAGCCTTCGCGCGCCATCGTCAGCGGCGACAACACGAGCCTGTGGGTCACGAACTTTGGCGCGGACTCCACCAGCCTGTACAGCATCGATGACGGCAGGCTGATCACCGGCATCCGTACCGGCTCGCGCCCCGATGCCATCGCCTTCTCCGCGGATGAACACCTGCTGCTGGTCGCCGCCTCAGGCGCCAGCGATGTCGCGGTCATTCGTACCCAGAGCAAGAGCGGCCTTCCGCAGCTCTTTACGATATTGCCCGCGGGCAAGCATCCGAACGACATCGTCGTGAAGGCGTTTCAGGCGAAGTAG
- a CDS encoding YihY/virulence factor BrkB family protein, whose protein sequence is MPPEISIAPRSVAPATVPEAGDEKIATNLVAAPAHPVHASGTWGQVKALGLYMTKTEVHTYAFSVAAQVILSLFPFIVLMLTLSQKVFHSAKMFDVVGEMMTHFLPNNQDFVMRNMRVLAYAHTKTKLVSVVMLFITATGVFLPLEVALNSVWGVRKNRSYLQNQVVSIGLAVGVAALAMSSVALSAGQRTVMSWIFFGHTDGMVFNFIAHIFMKLCATIASIGLFFLIYWVLPNRKIPARAVLPTAIIVGLLWEGAKYLYVLALPHLDFRSVYGPFEVSVSLIMWAFISGLLLLAGAYVSATRQALRETRADEIAEQR, encoded by the coding sequence ATGCCCCCTGAGATCTCCATCGCGCCGCGCAGCGTCGCTCCTGCAACGGTTCCCGAGGCCGGGGACGAGAAGATTGCGACGAACCTCGTCGCGGCGCCTGCACATCCCGTGCATGCGAGCGGAACCTGGGGACAGGTCAAGGCGCTCGGCCTCTACATGACCAAGACCGAGGTGCATACCTATGCCTTCAGTGTCGCGGCGCAGGTGATTCTCTCCCTGTTTCCCTTTATCGTGCTCATGCTCACGTTGTCGCAGAAGGTCTTTCACTCGGCGAAGATGTTCGACGTCGTCGGCGAGATGATGACCCACTTTCTTCCCAACAACCAGGACTTCGTCATGCGGAATATGCGCGTGCTGGCGTATGCGCATACCAAGACTAAGCTCGTTTCGGTGGTGATGCTCTTCATTACGGCAACCGGCGTGTTCCTCCCGCTGGAGGTTGCGCTGAACAGCGTCTGGGGCGTTCGCAAGAATCGCTCTTACCTGCAGAACCAGGTGGTATCGATTGGCCTGGCTGTGGGCGTTGCTGCTCTGGCGATGTCGTCGGTTGCGCTTAGCGCGGGACAGCGCACCGTGATGAGTTGGATCTTCTTCGGGCACACCGATGGGATGGTCTTCAACTTCATCGCGCATATCTTCATGAAGCTATGCGCGACGATCGCCAGTATCGGCCTGTTTTTCCTGATCTATTGGGTATTGCCGAACCGCAAGATTCCTGCACGGGCCGTTCTGCCGACGGCGATCATCGTCGGTCTACTGTGGGAGGGCGCGAAGTATCTCTACGTTCTCGCGCTGCCGCACCTCGATTTTCGCTCGGTCTATGGGCCGTTTGAGGTGTCGGTCAGCCTGATCATGTGGGCTTTTATCTCAGGCCTATTGCTACTGGCAGGAGCCTATGTCTCGGCCACACGGCAGGCCCTGCGCGAGACGCGCGCTGACGAGATCGCCGAACAGCGTTAA
- the queG gene encoding tRNA epoxyqueuosine(34) reductase QueG, translating into MLMRADRDWIQARAQAAGFDLAGIAAVPAESSPEADTNDRRFAEWIAAGRAGEMEYLKRANEAGELLRGDLHRAMPWAQSVIVCAVNYNAEEPRSIDPAPATAGWIARYAWSGRESADASHEAKGSDYHEVLLPKLRAVEAELKQRFGESCETRCYVDTGPILERGYAERAGVGWIGKNTCVINQQQGSWLLLGVIVTSLQLATDAWAVPAADRCGSCTRCIDACPTDALVAPRQMDASRCIAYLTIEKKGSLDEDLLPLMGRQVFGCDICQDVCPWNRRAPVAASPALPARRELVNPALEWLAGMDGPTFNRWFRGSPLERTRRKRVLRNIAIAMGNSGEHEFLPQLESWAAGDDAVLAEAAAWAIRRLS; encoded by the coding sequence ATGCTGATGCGCGCAGACCGGGACTGGATTCAAGCACGTGCCCAGGCTGCGGGCTTCGATCTCGCGGGAATTGCCGCCGTGCCCGCGGAGAGCAGCCCGGAAGCGGATACGAACGACCGCCGCTTCGCGGAGTGGATTGCGGCCGGTCGCGCAGGCGAGATGGAGTACCTGAAGCGGGCGAATGAGGCAGGAGAACTGCTTCGCGGAGATTTGCACCGTGCCATGCCCTGGGCGCAATCGGTGATCGTCTGCGCCGTGAACTACAACGCGGAGGAGCCACGATCGATCGATCCCGCACCTGCTACTGCAGGGTGGATTGCGCGCTACGCGTGGAGTGGCCGAGAGTCGGCGGATGCCAGCCACGAGGCCAAAGGCAGCGATTATCACGAGGTGCTGTTGCCGAAGCTTCGTGCCGTGGAGGCCGAGCTGAAGCAGCGCTTCGGAGAGAGTTGCGAGACGCGCTGCTATGTCGATACCGGCCCGATCCTGGAGCGCGGCTATGCCGAGCGTGCAGGTGTTGGATGGATTGGCAAGAATACCTGCGTGATCAACCAGCAGCAGGGGTCGTGGCTGTTGCTGGGCGTGATCGTTACATCGCTCCAGCTTGCGACGGACGCGTGGGCTGTGCCCGCGGCCGATCGTTGCGGCTCCTGCACGCGCTGCATCGATGCCTGCCCTACCGATGCCCTAGTTGCTCCAAGACAGATGGACGCCTCACGCTGCATCGCCTACCTGACTATCGAAAAGAAGGGAAGCCTTGATGAAGACCTGCTCCCACTGATGGGACGGCAGGTTTTCGGGTGCGATATCTGCCAGGATGTGTGCCCGTGGAACCGGCGCGCACCGGTAGCGGCTTCGCCTGCGTTGCCTGCACGGCGCGAGCTGGTGAATCCAGCGCTCGAGTGGCTGGCCGGAATGGATGGTCCGACATTCAATCGCTGGTTTCGTGGATCACCGCTCGAACGCACGCGGCGCAAGCGGGTTCTGCGCAACATTGCGATTGCGATGGGGAATAGCGGCGAACACGAGTTCTTACCGCAGCTTGAGAGTTGGGCTGCGGGGGATGACGCTGTGCTTGCGGAGGCCGCGGCGTGGGCGATTCGCCGGCTTTCATAG